CCACTGTTCCATTGACTCGACATGGTTTTGACTCCCAACGTAAATTTAAAAAGTATGTGTTTTCAGTTTGTGTGACTGGTCGTTAGTAAACTTCAACCTGATCCAGGATGGCCGACACATAGGCGTCGATCGGTTTGGTATCGGGATTAAAGGGAGCCGCTGCTTCCGCTCCTTCACTGACAGCAATCAGGCTGCCAGGTGAAGCACCCAACTCATCGTAGATCACAAACGGTTCCGTTTTCTTTTTCTTGTTTGTGTTCAGTTCGTCGCTCTTTAAGGGAATCCCGATAATCCACCGCGCGCCGTCCAGACTCGGATGCTTGCGTGACAGTGTCACTTTGCCGATGACTTCTGCGATTTTCATAATCTGGTTCCCTGTGTAGTTCCCTGAATTCGAATTCTTTGCCCACTCAGACTTCCGGATGCGGAGTGCCGGCGGAGACAAAGGCCTTCATCAGGTTTCTCAATTCAATGAATGATTTCTGCTCCGGGTTGATGCAAACGAGGTTTGGACTCATTTGCGACACAACCGTTCGCAGGTGATTCACATCCTGGATGGCGGCGGCACAGATTTTCTGATTCCGATTCGCCAGGCAGGCTGCTTTCTCTGCTGCCGAGACAAACAGGACCACGCCTGCGGCATCGGCACGACATAAACTGCTGACCGCCCCCTGGATCGCTTCGTCCAGAGAACCTGCCAGTTCCTGTGACCAGCTTGCGCCGGTCTGCTGTTCGATATTTGTCAGAGCCTGTTCCACCACGCCAGCCCGACTGAGGACTATCGCCCGCCAGGCGCCCCCCTGCTTCGCTTTTGTGGAAGCAGCGGCTGTCGCACGCTGAATCTCGACTTTGTGTTCCCGCAGATAATCTTTAGCCGAAGGGGTCAGAATGGCCCCGGCGGTGACGCCGATGACGGTCTGTCCTTTGGCTTTCTCTGCGAGCAGGTCGGCCGTGATCACTTTCTCTGACAGGATGACTGAGGAACTGTTCCTGACCTGGGTCATACCGCTGCCTGTTGCCTGTGTGACCTGCCCCTGACGGGAGAGGGTCGACAAGACATCGGCGACGACCTGATTGACCAGTTCTTCAGAAATCTGCATTAGTTTATTTCTTTTTCCTCGTAATCACCTGATCTTCATCGAGCACCCCCATGGTGGCCCAGCGGATGGGGGTATTGTCGGCCCCCACCATTTCCCGGACGGCAGCCCCGTCTGATGTCAACAGCACCAGATCGTGTTTGCCGCATCCGAGTTGATCGATGACCAGTTCAGGAAATCCATCTGCGTTGCCATCAATATCCAGTGTCTGGACGAGCAGCAGTCGCCAGCCTGCCAGACTGGGATGCTTTGCCGTGGCGGTTGCCCGTCCGATGACTCTGCCTGTCAACATATGATTTCAGTCCTGAAGTGGTGATCCGCGAAACGTAACTTAGATAATTCGTAAATGTCCGACGGTGGTGGAACGACGGAAGCGGGTGAAGGTCAGCGGGTTGGTGACCCCTTCCCCGGTGGGTGTCGCGATACTGAAGGAACCGTAGCCTTCACCACCGTTGCCCAGGGCAGCTCCACAGGGACCATTCTGCACAAACAGAGTGGTGTCCATGACGCGACCCATTTTGGTAATGGTTTCAATATTGCGTGAGTGAATCATGCTGGTGTGCCGGAATCCGTGTTCGAATTCTTTGGCCAGCTCGATTCCATGATCGGCGTTGCGACAGCGAACGAAAGGCACGAAGGGCATCATCTGCTCTTCAGGCACGAAGGGGTTGTTCGTATCGGTTTCACCGTAAAGTAACTGAGTTCCGGCCGGCACATTGACGCCGATCATCCCGGCGAGCACGGCGGCGTCTTTGCCGATCATGTCGCGGTTGAGCATAGCATGTCCGCCCGGTTCTTTGGGAGGAGCGAAGGCCAGCGATGTGAGTTGTGCGACCTGCTGAGCGTTCAGCTGGAATCCGCCATGACGTCCCATAGCTGACATCAGCTGGTCGAAGATACTGTCGACGGCGAAGACTTCTTTTTCGCCGATACAGAGCAGGTTGTTATCGTAGGCCGCCCCGATAATGATCGATTTGGCGGCGTTGTCGAGATCTGCGGTTTCATCGACGACCACGGGAGGATTCCCCGGTCCGGCGACGATGGCCCGTTTCTTGGCGGCCAGAGCAGCACGGGCAACGCCCGGTCCCCCGGTCACAACGAGCAACGGAATGCCGCGGTGATTGAAGATTTCGTCGGCGGTTTCCAGGGTCGGGTTACCGACGATGGTCACCAGGTTCTGCAGACCGGTCGCCTGGTAGATGGCCTGGTTGAAGCGACGCACCCCTTCACAGGCGATTTTCGCTCCGCTGGGGTGCGGGTTGACGACCAGCGTGTTGCCGGCGGCGACCATGTTGATGAAGTTACAGGCCAGAGTCGGCAGGGAGTGTGTTACAGGAGTAATGGCACCGATGACGCCGAAGGGGGCGTATTCGGTAAGGCTGATCCCGTTGTCCCCGGAGACGGCTTCGGTCTTGAGGAATTCCATGCCGGGAATGCTTTTGATCAGATGCAGTTTTTCGATTTTGTGATCGAGGCGACCGATTTTGGTCTCTTCGAGTTCCATGCGGCCCAGTTCTTCCGCCTGGGTATCGCAGATCTGCCGCACGATTTCGAGTGCCTTGGCCCGGTCTTCCAGAGTGGCCTTGAGCAACTGCTGCTGACCTGCGGTGGCAGCGGCAACCGCCTGGTCAACACTGTTGAACACGCCCCAGTCGCCATCGCTGCCGGCGGGTGCGGAACCATAGCCACCCCGGTTATTGAGCTGCGATAACACTTCCTGAACGACACTGCGAATGGCTTCTTCTGTCGCCTGCATAATCTATCTCTCCCCGAGTCGCCGGCTGTGAAAGCGGGTGTTTCCTGTGGCGGACTCAGTCTGTTTTATTTCAGTTTTGGTTTTCCAGGTTATAGTTTTCCATCTGGTTGCGAATCCATGCTTCCAGTTTTGATTTGGTCGGTACCGAAGCAATCATGACCAGCAGCAATATGCCGACAGCCACAAGCGAAAGTACCTGGCTTTCTGTCATATAGGCCACCAGATTGAGCATCGCCGCTCCTTCCAGTAAGGCCAGTCCCACAATCAGACGAGTCATGAAAATCTGATCGTAGGTTGCCAGAACCTCGTCTTCGTCCTGAATATTCTCTGTCTTAATTCTCTCCATGGCCTGGTTGAACATGTTGCGTCCTACCAGATCCGGCACAAAGGTGCGTAATGCCAGCATGACCGCTGTAGCACCCAGTCCCACATATGTCAGGAGCGGCAGATCGTCGCCGGGTGCTTCGTCCTTTCCCAGGATTCCGACCACGACCACTCCGAAGGTTACCACACCCATGATCAGGGCAAACCAGATGATGAACATCGTCCGGTGTCTCTGCTCTGGCGTTGCCTGTGGTAACTGTCTGGCCATGATTTGATTCCCGTTCAGAACGAACTTCAGTCCTTCGAGTTAAAAATCTCCCGGTTGCCAATGTGTACCTGATCGACGATGCCGATGATGGCTGCATCGATGGGCAGTTTTTTGGTTTCCGGTGTGAAGCGGGCTGATGACCCCTGCACACACAGCACGACCTCACCCTGCCCTGCCCCCACGGTATCGACGACGATAAACGACCGTCCGGTGGGAGTCAGATCACTCTGGTCTTTTTCATTGACGCGCAACGGTTCGACAATCAACAGTTTCTGACCGACCATCGCTTCGACTTTCTGAGACGAAACGACGCTTCCGGTGATACGTCCTACAAACATCGAACCAACTCCTGTTTAATCCCGTGAAAGGATACTTCTATTCTCGGGGCGTTACGCACGCCCTTCGATGGTTTCTACTGTCTGCCGTGCTACGACAATCTCCTCATTGGTAGGCACGACCCAGATCTGCACGTTACTGTCATCCGCCTGGATCTGTGATTCCTCGGACGCATTCTGATTGCGTTCCGCATCCAGTCGAATTCCCGCCCATTCCAGATTGCTGCAGACCTTTTCTCGCAGGCTGACACTGTTCTCACCGATTCCACCCGTGAAAACAATCGCATCCACGCCGCCCAGAACCGTCATGTAACCTCCCAGGTAATGCCGGATGGCTGAGTGGAACACGCCCAGGGCCAGTTGAGCCCGCTCGTGTCCGTTGGCGGCCGCTTCTTCCAGATCGCGACAGTCGCCACTCAATCCGCTCATCCCCAAAAGACCACCCTTACTCGACAGGTCTTCCAGAAGTTCCTCCAGAGATTTTCCGGTGGCCTTCTGCAGAACCGGCAGAGCAAACGGATCAAAATCACCCACACGGTTGTTGTGGGGCAATCCTGTCTGAGGGCTCATACCCAGACTGTTGGCTTTAGAGACACCTCCGTGCATGGCACAGAGAGAACTGCTGCCTCCCAGGTGGCAGGAAATCACCTTCAGATCGTCTTTACCGGTGAGCTCGGCCATACGTGAGCCGATATACCGGTGACTGGCACCATGGAACCCCCAGCGTTTGACTTCGTACTCTTCGTCCCATTGGAACGGGATGGCGTAGGTACGATTTTCCGGCGGGATGGTTTCATGGAAGGCGGTTTCGAGTGCGGCAACCAGCGGGATATCAGGGAATGCCTGACGCAGTTGTCGCATGGCCCGGGCATACGGAGGATTGTGAGCCGGCGCGATGTCGGACAGGGCCTCCATTTTGGTCAGCAGGGTTTCTTCTACCAGGCGTACGCCACTCATGTTTCCGGCAAAGACCGCTTTGAAACCAATACCGGCAACTTCGTCGGCTGACTCGAGACAACCCCATTCGGGGTTGGTCAACTGAGACAGACATAGGTTGACGGCGGCTGCATGGTCGGGCACGTTCTGTTCGTGCTCTTCCCGATGCTCACCAATTTCAACGACGCAGTGCGACTGTTCGCCGCCGATCCGATCGATGCCCCCGCGTGCGAGCTGCACTTCTGCGGGCATATCAAACAGGCGATACTTGAAACTGGTGGAACCTAAATTGGCAACTAGTACTTTCATTGCAGGAATCCATTCTGTGACTTGAGGACTGGTGTTTCGACTTCCCTTTTCCCGCAGTTCAATGGTGAACCCCGGGAAGAACCAACAGTACGTTTCTTAGATAAAGTTTGCCATCAGGCTTTCGGAGGGGCGTGCGATCACGTGAGCGCCAACCAGTTCTCCGATCTGAGAAGCGGCAGCAGCACCAGCGTCAACAGCAGCACGAACCGATCCGATATCACCCTGGATCACGGTGGTAATGTAGGCACCACCAATCTGAATCTGGTCAACCAGAGTCACGTTGGCAGCTTTCAGCATGGCGTCGGAAGCTTCGATTTGAGCGACCAGACCTTTTGTTTCAATCAGACCAATTGCTTCGGAACTCATTATGTTATTCTCTTTCAATGTAATGGGTTGAGCTGAATCCTGTGTTGCTTCATACCAGTTGAACGTCAACTGGTTATGTTCATCCTCAAAGCGTTCAGATTCAGGGACTTCAGCTGTCAAAGTTCAGAACCCGTTAATTACTTTTTGGCAGCGGCAGTTTTACCGGGCAGTACATTAGCCAGTTCTTCGTGCGGACGAGGAATAACCTGTACGCTGACAACTTCGCCTACTTTGCTGGCAGCAGCAGCACCGGCATCGATGGCAGCTTTCACAGCAGCGACGTCGCCGACAACAAATGCGGTTACCAGACCGCTACCGACTTTTTCCCAGCCAATCATCTGTACGTTGGCTGCTTTGAGCATTGCATCGGCGGCTTCAATCAGGCTGATCAGCCCTTTTGTTTCCACCATTCCCAGGGCTTCCATTGCTTTCGCCATGAGTCAGTTCTCCTTGTTAGAGACAGTAAAAAAACAGTTCGTGATTTCTACGGACCCGGCACCCGGATCCGCAACAGGAATTAAGCGATGCATCCGCATGACGCACCGGTGGCTGATCTGTTGAGGATCAGCTGTGTTTGCATTTACAGGATTCCGGGACGAAGAGTTTGACCGAAGTCGCATGATCGAGGTCGACGGCGTTGCCTTCGTCGGTATCGATGTGGACTTCCAGTTTGACGTCCGGGTTTTCGCGTACGACCACATCTTCGAGGACCGTCGTGCAGCCGGGGGAATCGACCCGCAGGTGCAGGCTGTCGCCGTTGGCACAACCGTAGTAAGCACAGTCAGCGGGTGACATGTGAACGTGACGGGCAGCCCGGATCACGCCGAAATCGAGTTCGACGACTCCCTGGGGTCCCATCAGCACACAACCAGGTGTGCCTTTGATGTCGCCACTGATGCGGACGGGCAGATCCAGTCCGAGCGAGATGGAATCGGTGTAGGCCAGTTCGACCTGAGTATCGCCACGGCAAGGTCCCAGAACGCGAACGTTGGGGATCATCCGGCGGCGGGGGCCGACAATCGCCACGGTCTGAGTGGCGGCGAAGTAGCCATCCTGGTAGAGGTCTTTCTGGACTTCGAGTTCAGAGCCTTTGCCGAACAGGACTTCCAGGTGTTCCTGAGAGAGATGCACGTGTCGTGCTGAGATATTCACAACCAGGGGGTTCGGGGCCGTCTGCAGTCCCGGAGCTGATGTGCCCGGGAGTTGTTGAGATAAAGCCTGACGAACCAGTTGTTCAACCTGCGAGCGAGAGATGGAATTTTTCAGTTGTGTCATAATATCTGATCTCAATTTATTGTATGGTCTCGATGATCGATTCAGAGATTGTCAGGTTTCGACAATCGTGAGTTTGATGCCGGCATCGCGGAGTACCTGCTGCCACTCTTCCGTGATCCCGTCGTCCACGACGATGTGATCGACGTCCGCCAGCGGGCAGAGGTAGGCCAGAGCCGAATGCCCGAATTTGGTACTGTCAGTCACCACGATCACTTCTTCTGCAGCGGCAAACATCTGCTGCTCCGTTTCCACCAGTAACATGTTGCTGTTGTACAGCCCGTCTTCCGTGATTCCGCCGACGCTGATAATGAGGCGACGCACATGGACGCTTTTCAGCGATTCCACAGCAGTCTTCCCCAAGGCAACGCCGGTTTTGGGAAACAGGAAGCCTCCGATCAACATCAGATCGACCTTGGGCTGGTTGACCAGCAGATTGGCGATCGGCAGTGAATTGGTGACGACCTGTAGTTCTTTGCCCGCCAGTTGACGAGCGACTTCGAGAGTGGTTGTGCCTCCATCCATCAGCACAGCCTCTCCGGGAGCAATCAGATCAGCCACAGCTTGAGCAACCAGCCTTTTTTGCCTGGACGACATAAAAGACCGATCTTCAAAAGTAGCTAAGGACTCTCCCACGTAAGCAGCGCCACCACGAGTGCGACGAATCTGACCGATTCCGTCAAGATACTCCAAATCCCTCCGAATCGTAGATTCCGAGGCACCGACAGAATCCATCAAATCCACAAGGGAGACAAACCCCTTGTTTTCGACAATCTTTAGGATGCTTTCCCGTCTTTCGTCAAGTAACATTGACATGCAAACTCCTCCTGAGACGATCTATTTCCCTAAAGAATATGCCTCTCGTAGCGCTTTCTTTCAATCAATATCTTCAAAATACACTCAATATATTTCACTTTCAATCAAAAACTGTCAGTTGTTTTGATATTTCCCAGAGACTTCATCTTTCCTAAAGCAAATATTCATCTGAGAGCGGAATTCGCTAAAGTCCCGCCTGCTTACCTGGTTTGACGGAAGTCTATATCCCAAACTTACATCAGAACCGGGACTTGAGTCGCTTTTGGGAGACATTTCAGGGCCTGAATTCTCTGTTTCTTCACCCTGGATACCGGTCACTGCCAGTGGGACGGGTTCTGTCAGTTCTAGCGGTTCCCCGGTTTCAACGATTTTGATCTGCACATTTGCTGTCTGTTTCAGTGATTGGTGATCACTCAGCCCCCTGCTCACGTCGATCACCTCCCATGGAAGGCTGCGCGAGGATCGCGCGGAAACGATCGTCAGGGAGGACCGGAGTGAAAGTCAAATCTTCGATAGCCGTTTCACTGCTCACGTGCACGCTCTGCGGTTGCGCTGCAGGTCCCGCCTCCTACCTGGCCCGGAAGTCTGAAACTCCCGCAGCTGAAAAACAGGAGGCGTCGTACACACTTTCCCTGGACGAAGAGACCGCGCCCACCCCAGAGACGCAGCAGGCTGCTGAGACAAAACTGGTGGCTCATGAAGAACCGGTGGAGCTGCCCCTCTCTGAGATCGCTGCGCCCCTGCCCCCCGAACCCGATCACACGACAGCGTTCCCCGCGAATTCCTGCTCTCTCGTGGAACTCGAAGCACTGGCCCAGGCACACAACCCGACCCTGATTCAAGCCCAGGCTCAGGTGGATGCTGCCCGGGGTGCCGCCTACCAGGCCGGCCTCAAACCAAATCCGGTGATGGGTTATAAAGCGGACCAGATCGGCATCGAAGGAACCCCCGGCGAGTTGCAGGGTGGGTTTGTCTCACAGGAGATCGTGACCGGTGGCAAGCTGAAGCTGAGTCGCGCCAAGTGGACGCAGCAGATGTGTATCGCTGAAACGAACCTGCAGGCACAATGCACGCGGGTACTCAACGATGTGCAGATCCATTACTACCGGACCCTCGCAGCGCAGCAGTTACTGGCGGTACAGAAGCAGTTGCTGGCGAATGCGGAAGATAACCTGCAGACCCATAAGGAGATGCTCAACCTGGGGCAGACCAATCAGGCGGGACTACTCCAGGCCGAGGTGGATCTGCAAAAGGCGCGTCTCAACCTGCAGACTGCAGAGAACGATCTGGAGCAGGAATGGCGTAAGCTGGTAGCGATGGTGGGTGTCCCCGAACTCGCATGCACGACCCTGGTTGGTTCGCTGGAACCGCAGAGCGAACTGCTGGACTGGAATATGGTGCTCAATCAACTGCTGGAAAGCAGCCCGGAGATTGTGGCTGCCTGGGAACGGGTGCAGCATGATGAGATCACCGTAGAACGGGAAAAGGTCCAGCCGATTCCGAATGTCCTGTTGAATGTGGACTTTGGTCACAACTATGAAACGGACAACTCGGTGGCGGGCGTGTCGGTCGGGCTGCCCATTCCGATCTTTGACCGGAACCAGGGGACGGTGGATCAGGCGCTGGCCGACCTGAATCAGTCGCGGGCCAATGTGAAAAGGTTAGAACTCTCGCTGATGAGCCGACTTTCGCACACTTATCGCGATTACCGGACCTCCCGTCAGCATGTGGAAGCTTACCGGGACCGCATGCTGCCTAAGGCGAAACAGGCTTACGAAATTACGCACGACAGTTATTACAAACGCCGGGCTCCGTGGCTGGACGTGCTGATGGCGCAAAAGATGTATTTGAACCTGCAGCAGGATTACATCCAGAGTCAGCTGCAGAACCAGGAAACCGAAGTGGCGATTCGCGGAATGCTGTTGACGGGCGGACTGAATATTCCGCCGGCCCCCATGGGTGGTGGACACATCGACGCGGTGCCCAAGCCCCGCTAAAGCGAACGGAATCATCAGTTAAAGTGAATCAAAACCAGGCGAGCCGGCCTGATGAAAGAGGAATGATGACAACTCCCCACGATCGCAGAAATTTTCTGGCACAGGGTGCGGCAGCAACCGCAGGTCTGTTCGCGACCCGTTCGGTACTGGGCCAGCAGAACGACTCATTCGCGACGACCGAACAGCAGAATACGGATCAGAACGACGATGGGTACCCCCGCCTGCATCCGGGGCTGGGTGGTCCGATCGGCAGCGCGACCGACCGGGGTAAACTGGTTCCGGGACTGGGGAAGACCGGCGAGCCTCCCGTGGGAATTACCGCACCGGACCTGAAGACCACCAGCGGTAAAGTCATCGACGGGGTTCGCGAGTTTCATCTGCACGCGATGCCCGTCCGTCGCGAAGTCCTGCCGGGAATCTGGATGGATGCATACGGTTACAACGGGGAGTTCCCCGGACCAGCTCTGGAAATGTACCAGGGAGAGCGGGTACGGATTGTGTTCAAAAACGATCTCCCTGAAGCCACGACGCTGCACTCACACGGGCTGGAACTGCCGATCTACATGGACGGGATTCCTGCCGTCACACAACCCCTGGTCAAACCGGGGCAGACGTTCGTGTATGAATACGACGTGCACCAGGAAGGGAGTTATTTTCTGCATCCGCACGTTGCGATGCAGGAGGCGATCGGAATGGTGGTCCCCTTCATCATTCATCCCAAGGTGGCGTACGAACCGGTTGTGGATCGGGATTTCGTATTGATGACACAGCAGTTCTCAATGATGCCGAACGCCAGCATTCCCAACACGACTTCGATGGACTGGAACTTCCTGACCATCAATGGCCGCTGCGGCCCTTATACGACGCCGCTGGTCTGCAAACTGGGCGAGCGGGTACGAATCCGTTTTCTGAATTTCAGTACGCTGCATCAGCACCCGATGCACCTGCATGGGCACACGTTCTGGGTGACGGGAACAGAGGGGGGCCGCATTCCGGAGTCGGCGTGGATTCCGGGTAACACCGTGATTGTCGGCGTGGCCCAGGCGCGGGATGTGGAATTCATCGCCAACAACCCGGGTGACTGGGTGCTGCACTGCCACATGTTCCATCACATGATGAACCATATGGTGACCCAGGTCGGACCGATTGTGCGCGAGAAGTGGAACGACGCGGAGGAAATTGTTCCCGGCTTTCCACAGATGATGTCGAGTGCGAAACTGACGAAGGAAGACATTCACAAACTGACCAGTCGCCGTGAAACGCAGGGGATGCGAGAGGGCTGGTATCATGGCGTGCATGGTCTGTTTACCGTCATGCGGGTGCTGCCCCCGGATCTATACGACAAGGTCATGCACACCAATGAGCCCATTCCGCCTTTCTCGAGCACGCCCAAGGGGCCGCCGCCGGGGAGTCAGTCGCTTTAATCTGCGATGACAGTACGACGCTCGACGACTTTGATTTTACCGGCAGCATAGAGGCGCAGCACTTCGGGATAAAGGTCGCATTCGGCTTCAAAGACCCGGGCGGCGACATCGTCGGGCGAGTCAGTCCCTTTCACGGGGACTGCGGACTGGGCGATGATGGGACCGTGGTCGTATTCGTTGTCGGCAAAGTGCACCGTACAACCGCTGACCTTTACGCCGCGTGAAACGACCGCTTCATGCACTTTGTGGCCGTAATAGCCGTGCCCGCAGAAAGAGGGAATCAGCGCGGGATGGATATTCATTACGCGGTACAGATAATCCTCGGGGATGTGAATCAGCGAGAGAAAACCGGCAAGCGTCACCAGGTCGACTTCGCAGGCGCGACACCGTTCAAAGATCGCATGGCTAAAGGCTTCGATGTTCTCAAAATCCCGACGGGCAATGACTTCGCAGTTGAGGCCGGCGGCTTCCGCTTTGGCAATCCCGCCACAACCGGGACGACTGGCAATTACCAGGGGAACCTCAATATCGAGCTGGCCGGCGGCTTTCTGTTCCAGGAAGTTGGTCAGGGTGGTGCCGCCACCAGAAATCAGGACGGCCAGTTTCAGGGGACGGTTCAGGACAGGTGAAGTCATCAATTCCGTTTTCGTGCTGTTGAAATGTTGTGGGTGTATGGTTTCAGGACCGTGGTGAATCAGGGGGCGACGAGTCTGATTTTGAATCGCGTGCGGATCCGGTTTCGTTTGCAGGTGGTTTGATCTGAGGCGTTGTTTCGGAAGACGTGGTTTCGGAGGAGAGTTGATCGAAGCTGACTTCCCCCTGGCTGGTTTGCAGTCGTTTCTCGCGGAATTCTTTGTCCCGCTGATTATTCCGCCACATCATAATCCCGACGCCTGCGATCAGCAGGATGAACGTGGTTCCCAGAATCACGACGAAGAGTTGCCCGCCGGTTTCATCGGTTTGAGGGGGCGTCCATTCGAGTCGTTGTGCGAGAATCAGCGGTGCGATGCGCGAGGTATCCTGGGCTGAGTAGAGGTACATTTTGAAAACATAACCGGTGACGGTGACATGATCGATCACATCGGTCCCTTCCGGGAGTCCGTTTTTCAGAGCCGGGGGGACTTCGGTGCAGATGACCACGACGGGATTCTGCTGCGAATCGTCGGTAAACATCCAGGCTTCGTAGAGTGTCTTAATGCCGAACTTGTTGTCCGCGGAGGCGGGATAATGGACGAGCTTACGAACCCGACCGGTGAGCGTGACCAGCCTCCCTTTCCAGCGGTTCATGTTTTTGAAGATATCGGGAAAAAGTGGGAGCTTGAGTTCGGGGTGTTCACGAAACGTTTTCAGTTCGGAGCGGCGGTTCTGCAGATTGAATTCCGCGGCTTGCTTCTGATCCTGCAGGCTGGTTTCCCGGAGGTGATTGAGGACGTAGTAGTAGAGCGTCTGTTCGTCATCCAGTACGCCGCCCAGGGCTTTGTCTTCCACTTCGTTGAACAGTGAGGGCTGCAATTGCTCCGGAAACGGTTTGAAGGGATCTCCGCCAGTTTTTTCATC
The DNA window shown above is from Gimesia sp. and carries:
- the purN gene encoding phosphoribosylglycinamide formyltransferase, whose translation is MTSPVLNRPLKLAVLISGGGTTLTNFLEQKAAGQLDIEVPLVIASRPGCGGIAKAEAAGLNCEVIARRDFENIEAFSHAIFERCRACEVDLVTLAGFLSLIHIPEDYLYRVMNIHPALIPSFCGHGYYGHKVHEAVVSRGVKVSGCTVHFADNEYDHGPIIAQSAVPVKGTDSPDDVAARVFEAECDLYPEVLRLYAAGKIKVVERRTVIAD